The Hemiscyllium ocellatum isolate sHemOce1 chromosome 27 unlocalized genomic scaffold, sHemOce1.pat.X.cur. SUPER_27_unloc_19, whole genome shotgun sequence DNA segment gaattttacattttaaatattgaatactgaataaatggacgtaaatatataaatatgtttacaagttaggaacaggctttaaagttagtcaagcatgaattgataaattggtgtttgaagttatgggaagctaggaacattgcaatatttcttaaaataaagaaaaagggaagaacgtaacgacttgtccccttcgggaagtaccaataggggacaaggagattgggtttgtgtgtgtccccctcaccagtggggaggtcggaacatctaaaaggaaatgacggtcctggttgagaatccggtaggattgtcagaacaaattgatctatttttgaggcccagtctgtatatgtgggctgagttaatggctattttgaatatactatttactggggaagagaggggacttatatggggatgctggacagggaaagatacagaagatagaagggtggagtgggaaaaacccattagatgaattgttaggagaggcacagaaagtgtttgtaaagagagaggacgagagacaGAAGCAGAAGGCGAAAATGACGGtcgctgcggttgatgaggtaattaggagaagaatggaaccaagagtgagcaaccggagcagcgggtgACAGCATGgagggcagagaggaaaggggatagggagagacaaggaggagcatttggtagagggtttgagcgacaggggcagagatgaaggtctccacaggcaggatgccattattgtggaaggatagggcattttaggcgggagtgtcctgatctataaagggaagaaagagccatTCCGCTTATGATTTTGATAACGACGGGGAGGGGGACAacaactggcatcatttctgagcagtcaggggttaacaacccagtcatagattggctgaatagtACATTCGGTAGAtagggaactgtgctgggacagctggcccttggtttatgcatctctgttgctatctttattacctgtggtggttgttgtataccatgtatcaggaaGCTTGTGACACGACCGATTGACCgtgccctgacgggaaaggatgacccccacccgcataccaggcagcggtgctggtggagcctgtgatgggggcaccccaagGAAAGATTACAGGATCGAAaccagagggaatggaggagctATGCCTGAGAGAGAAACACGGGACAATATATGATTTTGCTTTATAACTGTGTCActcatttctaatccttctcctttagggcctcagaatgtgagggctgtGGTCCAAGGACCCCCTAGTTGTATATTTTTCCCGTTTAAATTTGCAACAgataaatttgtgcttttatgctgcagttagagattgtgaatTGCTATATGCCTCAAGACTCAAGAAACTATTGTTCACccaagagattcctagccatcatctggtattcctaaatggcttcgattggtctcgaAAGCCACTGATCACAGTAATAAGCCAGTTGCCACTGCCCGTGTCCATCCTTAACGTCTGtgaaatggatgtgggtttttgttggtcagtgaagaagactggttagccagtaatgggtaagattcctcgagcgaggaacaacctaagacaggcacagtcgtgcattgGCCTTCAGAATAGTGGCCTGTGGTCATGTGGCTTTAGCAGATCCCTGGCCTTTGCATCCGTGTCGGGAATCTGATTAAGTTTCTGGCTGGCAAAGCAGCTTGATAGAAGGAAAATCGTGCACTCAGTACATTGTATTCACAGTATTTTGGACAGatgaaaatgccagttttgtggcagcttccagaaccgacttaacaacaatcctttgggaaggaaggagagctcattgaatcctattacAAAAGATTTGACACGATTTCAgtagtttaaaattattttaggATGTCATGATATAATATGACCGATTTTAATGAGTCGTTGTACAATTAGATGTTCTTTGGAAAACAGAATGAAGATTCTGCAGGCatcctaactcatccactttgtgttttccctGGTTCTCTTCCTTTTGTTATCATGCTCAGTTTCACTGTGTTTTTTATCGTTTTGTTAGTTTTGAGATAGCTTTTTTTTagttgttttctttaaaagaaataaCCTAGAATTGCCTACTAATTGTTAATTTTCGCTTGTTGCTTGTTTTGTAGcggtatgctgcttagggaccccTTCACCCTGAACTAATGTGTCCCTAGAACCGGTCGGCCTGGTTGAGATAACGTGTTCGGAGAAGCCAAAGGGACGTTTGGGGGGCGTCCACCGACACACCCGGCCCCGGTTGCCGTGCGACATTGCGTTTGTAGCGGTATGGGTTGATGTGGCCTCAgtagaggccaagggagggaatgttgggatgTATATCTAATAGGCCTAGGGAGGGTAGAGTTGTAGTTACTGCTTGGGGaatcggggggcgctgcggagcAGTTGTTTGGACTGCTgaccgaaactgcctgtgcagctggactgcTGTTTACGAGACTGAAACTGTCTCGTAGACAGCTACCAAGGTCAGGCAGCACAATGGCAGGCTCTTCTCAGCGTAGCTGCCAAGGCCATAACAGGTGGCTGAGCTGTTGTTTACCAGACTGGAACCGTCTCGTGGATATTTGCCAAGGCCGAATGAGCTCTGTCACAGGAGACGCTTTGTGTGCGAGAGATCACGTGTGCGAGTAGTTACGTAGCTTAGCAAAAAATATATCAAGTGTGGATTTCTGGGGGAAAAACAGAatgtgcaccttctccagtgaaagCATGTATTTCACTGTAATCAGCTACGATTCTGCGAAATAAACAACCTGCTTGTGCCAACTAATTGAGAGTCTGTGGTCTCTCCTCTAAATGAACACGCAAGGACAAATTTCTGTCCTAACAATATGAACAGGGCTGTATGTCAAAGGAcagcattatttcatcctcttctacctTTGGTgtttggtgttcaggaattcttgggtggagtgaatggagtggcgtGAATCTTCTACTCAATTTTTTAGTCTTCACTGGAGTcctttgactagtctgtatagtggtgttccaggtagtgagactgtgGGCCTGAGGGGagctcctggtttgaagaggagaacaacaaagtgccattcctagatgtcacagtagagcgaacagttaaggggaacttcaaactagcgtctacAGGAAACAATACACACAgatcaaatacttaactacagaagcaatcatcccaacacccacaaacgaagctgcatcaggagatTAATTCAACAAGGcaccacacattgcagcacagaggaactgcgATGGGCAGAAGAGAAATACGTATACGTACTCAAGAAGAACGGGTAACAATAAACCCAGTGCGCCATTTTCTCATTGATGCttccaagctgaccctcaaatTTGGTTTGTCCCTGCATTCTTTCCTGGTTGTctttttgtgggttttgaaaactttcccaatcctctgactgaggataagagttgggaagttatttttagattagacttagacttacagtgtggaaacaggcccttcggcccaacaagtccacaccgacccgccgaagcgcaacccacccatacatttaccccttacctaacactacgggcaatttagcttgtccaattcacctgacccgcacatctttggactgtgggaggaaaccggagcacccggaggaaacccacgcagacacggggagaatgtgcaaactccacacagtcagtcgcctgagtcgggaattgaacccgggtctacaggcgctgtgaggcagcagtgctaaccactgtgccaccgtgctgcccactatgtTGTGGCTGATAGGACATTGGGTagaccacttggaatattgtgtgtaattctggtctcgctcctatcagaatgatgttgtgaaacttcaaagggttcagaacacatttaaaacgatgttgtcagggtttgaggTGAATGGGCTGGGCTGTATTTCCTTgtgcaccagaggctgaggggtgactgagagtcattaataaaatcatgagaggcatggatagggtaaatagacaaggacatttccctgggtgagagagtccagaaccaaagggcaAAAGGTTTAGAGTGGAGGAGGGCAAGATTTGAAAGGGTCTTAAggagtaaccttttcatgcagagagtggtgtgtggaaggaatgagctgccagaggaagtggtggatgttgatacagctatgacatttaaaaggcatctggataggtatatgaataggaaaggtttagagggatacgggtaagtgctggcaaatgggactagattaggccaggatatctggatggcccgaaggggctgttctgtgctgtaaatctgacTCTGGCTTGCCACGAACATTTGCCATGTCCGTATGTTTAGTTTCCCTCGGGTTGTCTGTGTCAATGTCTTGATGTCTCATTCCACCCACCAcataccaccacccccccaccacccaccacagGGACGATAACCAATtcatgtctgttttttttttatcaaGAAGCTGTATTGCAGGTTCAACCTGAATTTACACttcttttgcttcccaaaatcagattgCTCACTCTCAACAATAtcctgaaagatattaactttcacgtGGTGTTATCCAAAATTCTCGGATGTCAGTCCTGAcgtttttgctttttctgtccctgtaagatcctgaatcagcaacTTCAGGAGAATTAATTTGAGCGGAGTGAGAATGGAgtaggaggagagagagtgggatgctttcaattttgtggaacagcaaaagaaaaaaatgttctgcagaaagtggaggagcttgttctgaatttctaccctggccTGAgcgtgatgacttttgtaatctctttttccagagtatttgaagatctgaagactgaagtttaaaaatcaacagatgaagggcctatgcctgaattgtcgattctcctgctgtttggatgctgcctgacctgctgtgctgttccagcaccgcacttttcaactcctctccagcgtctgcagtccccactttcacatcaatgtctgacagtcactcaatccatcgggacctccacgattttcaactatgattctgtgagaaggagcaaaacattttggttcctgtttcagacCATTTTCAGCATCAGCGGGACTGAATGAGAGTCTGTACTGTTACAGCACACTGTGTGtaaagcctgaaacagttatacagcCAGGAAAGAGGAATTTACTGTGGGCAGGGGCCGTACACGGGTCTGTAGCTGCGGCCATGGTGaaaccagaggaatcccacactgtggagaaaccgtggaagtgttgcGACTGCGGGACAGGCTTCCATGCCCCATCTgtcctggagattcatcggcgaagtcacaccggggagaggccattctcctgccccgagtgcgggaaaggctttacctgctcctcccacctgctggacCACGGccgagtccacactggggagaagccattctcctgccctgagtgtgggaagggcttcacctactcctccCACCTGGTGGCCCACCAGCGCGTCCACGCTGGGGAAAGGCCCTTCCCCTGCtcggagtgtgggaaggccttcagcaaatcctcggacctgctgaagcaccaatgggtccacagaggggagaggccattcagctgccctgagtgcgggaagaccttcagtgattcctctaccctgctgaggcaccagtgggtccacatcgGGAAAAGGCCGTTCTTGTGCCCTGAGTGCAGGACGGGCTTCACCCGCTCTTCCGACCCATCTGCGGGTCCACACGGGTGAGAAGCCCTTTAGCTGCTCTGAGTGCAGGATGGCCTTCAGTAggtcttcccacctgctgaggcaccagcgagtccacactggggagaggccgtactCCTGCCTTCAGTGCGGAAAGTGCTTTACCCagccctccaacctgctgacccaccagcggatccacacccgCGAGAgaccgttctcctgccccgagtgcgggaagggtttTGCTGTTTCCTCTAACCTCGTGGCCCACCGGCAGGTCCACACAGGGgcgaggccattcagctgccccgagtgcgggaaggccttcagcaattcctctgccctgcttagGCACCAGCGCATTCACACCGGAGAGAAGCCGTTctcctgcccagagtgcgggaagggctttacccgctcctccacactactgacccaccagcgggtccacacaggggagaggccattcagctgtcccgagtgcaggaaggccttcagcgattcctccgctctgctgaagcaccagtgagtccacaccggggagaggcccttcagctgccctgagtgcgggaagaggTTTACGTTTTCCCGCAACTTGCGGAAGCACCAGTGGGGGCACCAGCGCTCACAACAAGCGGATTCCTCCACTGACACTGCTGTGAGTCCCCCCCAGGACAGATTCTCCTgacagtgggtgcagtgggagagttggtgcacTGTATTTGTTTTCGGTTGGACTGCAACCCCATGGTGactcaggggtggcatggtgactcagtgattagcactgctgcctcatggcaccaggaaccaaggatcaattccacccttggggcaactgtctgtgtggagtttgtggagggtaggagaatggatgaGATAAGAAACCGCTGCCTTTCTTGAGACAAGTCTCCCGGAGAGAACTTGCTGACTGATTGTCTGATCTACTGATCCTCACAGTGCCTCATTGCCCTCAGTTAACTGGAGGAGGTCCACACAGATGTACCGAAgcccctctttggactgtggaaggaaacctgtgcagacagggaaaacatgcaaactccacacagacagttacctgaggctggaattgaacttgggtcccttatgctgtgaggtagcaatgcataGCAGTGTGCTATCCCAATATGTGATAAAATTTGAATAAACCTACTAAGTTATAAATGTGTTCATAACAAGAACTTAGTGTAAATGTTTGGAAGCAAAAGTCCATCGGAATTGTCTTTGGGACGGATCCAAAACTTACTTCATTCATGATTGAAAATACTTTGATCTCTGGAACTGTCTGCCAGAGAGTGTGTTGGAGTCAGATTCAATTACGGTATTCAAAATAGAGGTGGATcattaaactgaaaaggaaagcaaTTGCAGTGTTCAGTGAAGAATAGTACAAGGTACTGTAGTGGACGTCAGAGGATGAGTTTCCTGTTCACTTGCTCCTGTTACCATTTCAGGTTGCTGACTTTTCGTCAGCATCCTGCACATGTTGggatttttttctcctttctagTATCTACTTGAGTGACTCAATGACAAATCTAATTTATGAATTGTTCCTATGATATCGACAGTGCTATATAAATTGTGGGTCACAACATGTCCAAGTGAGGAAAAACAAACTGTTCatcttaaatatttatttttaaacaatggaaataAAATTCATGTTTGGAAAACACACAACTTGCTGTGTAGTAAGATCATCATAAATAGGAATGGGAGTAAATAATTGACCATTGAGCTGCTCTGtctttcatttatctaaattctctTCCCTGCACTTGTTTTTTCATGACTTCATCTGCTGAAGTGactacactccaaaagcttgtgatttcaacatagaactaggagcaagagtcgGCCTtctggcccttcgagtctgcttcaccactcaataaaatcatgaatCATCTTTTCGTGGAGTATACTCCACTGACCTGCGTTTTCACCTGATCCCTTAATTCTTTTacgtttttgaaaaaaatatctaCTGCTTCTAGTGATTGCTGAAGTAATGTCAaatacttccctgggcaaggaattccatatattaacaaccctctgggtgaagaagtttcttttcagttcagttttaaacctgcttcctctaatcttgaggccacgCGGTCTTATCATAGTCTCACCTTCCAGTGCAACATCCTATTTGTATTTCTTTCAGAATTTAATATATTTCTGTAAGatct contains these protein-coding regions:
- the LOC132807615 gene encoding gastrula zinc finger protein XlCGF9.1-like, which codes for MVKPEESHTVEKPWKCCDCGTGFHAPSVLEIHRRSHTGERPFSCPECGKGFTCSSHLLDHGRVHTGEKPFSCPECGKGFTYSSHLVAHQRVHAGERPFPCSECGKAFSKSSDLLKHQWVHRGERPFSCPECGKTFSDSSTLLRHQWVHIGKRPFLCPECRTGFTRSSDPSAGPHG